The following DNA comes from Candidatus Micrarchaeia archaeon.
ATTCGCGTCGGTTGCGAATGCCGAGAAGAGCGCGAGCGCGCCGAGCGCCGCGCCTGCTATCGCGAATCCTTTCGTGGTCGCCTTGGTGGTGTTGCCTACCGCGTCCAATTCATCGGTAATCGCGCGCACCTTTTCAGAAAGCCCGGACATCTCCGCTATGCCGCCCGCGTTGTCTGTTATCGGGCCGTACGAATCTATCGCAATCACTATTCCGCTCAGCGAAATCATCGAGGCCGCAGCAAACGCGATTCCATATATGCCCGCGAGCTTGAACGATATGGCTATCGCGGCCACTATGAGGAGCACCGGCAGCGCGGTGGATTCCATCCCCACCGCGAGCCCCTGGATGAGGTTCGTTCCTGCGCCGGTCTTGGCCGCGTTGGCAACGCTTTGCACAGGCTTGTGCTCCTTTGCGGTGTAATACTCAGTTATCAGGAAAATCAGCGCGGTCGCGGCTATTCCCACTAATGCGGATGCGAAAAGCTCCATCTTGCTTATTGCAAGATATGCCCCTATCGCCATGAGCACTGCCGTGCCGAGTATCCCCTTGTAGAAAGCGTTCATTATCTTCTTGTCCGGGCCCACGCTCACCAGGAACGAGCCGAACACGCTCGCGACCCCGCCTATGGCTGCAATCAGGAGCGGGTATGACGCGTACTCGGGCGGCATTCCTGGCGCTGAGCCGATGAGTATTGCGGCGATGATGGTAACCACGAAGGACTCGAACACGTCCGCCGCCATTCCTGCGCAGTCCCCTACGTTGTCCCCTACGTTGTCTGCTATCACTGCTGGGTTCCTGGGATCATCTTCAGGAATTCCCTTTTCTATTTTTCCGACCAAATCCGCGCCAACATCCGCAGCTTTGGTGTATATGCCCCCCCCGACCCTTGCGAATAGTGATATTAGGGACGCCCCGAAACCGAACCCTATGAGCGGAATCACGCCGAAAACCGCGTAGAGCCCGCTCACCGAGACCAGGCCGAGGCCTATGAGGGCCATCCCTGTAACTGCGCCGCCGCTGAACGCGAGCCCGAGGGCTTTCGCGAGCCCCTGCTTGGCTCCTTCAGCCACGCGCACGTTGGCGCGCACCGAGACCATCATGCCCACGTAGCCTGCCAGCGCAGATGTGAGCACGCCTGCGGAGAATGCCGCGCCGGTCTGCCATCCGATGAAATACCCTATGACCAATGCGAGAATTATCGCGAGCGGGACCAGTGTCTTGTACTGCCTCGTGAGGAACGCGTTGGCTCCCTCCTGTATGGCTTTCGCTATTTCCTGCATCTTCTCGCTGCCCTGCGGGGCCTTGAGAATCGCGTAGACCAGGTAGGCTGCGTACAGCAGAACGAATATTCCTGCGCCCATGGCCGCAAGTATTGCATCAATCATGGATTCACCTCTAAATGCTGATGGAACAGGATTATGGTTGGAAAAGAAAAATTTAAAAGCATGGGGGCTAGCCGTACATCGTTTCCGGAGGATGCGCCCCTATTATCCTTGCCCTCGTAGGTAGTATGGGCTCCTGGAGCTTCCCGAACTTCGATTCGTATTCCTCGAGGCTCTTCGTGAGCCAAAGGAGCACGTGCTTGAGCGTGGCCGGAGTCACTATTATTTTCACCTTGTGCGAGACCTCCACTATCTGCGGGCCTTCCCTGCCTAACGTTTCAAGCTTCCGGTTAGGGGAATAAAAGGTGATGTGGAAGCCGCCTTGGGAATCGAAGCCGCCGAGCGCTCCGGTGGCATAAACTTCTCTGTAATCAGGATCCTTCACGTGCACCAATTCAGGCAACTCCGGCTCTTTCTGCTTCTCTTTCCTGGCTCTCTTCGGCATCAATACCACCGAGGCGAATTCGGCGGAAAGCTAAATAAGGGTTTGCACGCTCAAGTTGCAAAATTGAAAAAATTCGCTCCCATCGGGATTGTCAGCTTGCTGACAAATTTTCGCGTCAGCGAAAGCTTTTGAACCCGAGTTAGTGGATTGAAAGTCCACCGTCCTTGACCGAGCTAGACTATGGGAGCAAGTTATGACTACCTGACCGTTTCCTGTCTCGTGTCTTCGGTCTCTTGTTTTGCGAAACACGAAACAAGAATCAGAATTTCACGCCTGCGCCCCGCAGGGTGGCGAGAATCTGCGTATGCACTTCTTCTATGCCCTTGCTGGCATCCACTAGGCGCCAGTTGTCAGTAAGGAACTTATCCTTGAACAATTTTAAATAGTTTGCACGCACGCCCCCCAGGTAGCTTGCACTTTCCTCGTACCTGTCCAGGGCCTTCTGCCTGCTTTTCCTCGCCTGGGAAATTTCCGGAGTCAAGTCCAGGTAAATCACCAAATCAGGTTTAAGGAAACTGCTCGCTTCGATTATCTTTTTCGCGTTCGCGTAGTTTATCCCGTCCAATTCGTACGCGATGGTGGAAAAAACATATCGGTCAAGGACAGCTAATTCGGATTTCGCAACCGCTTCCTGCTCGTTCGCTATGTCTGCCAGGAAGAGGTGGAACAGGGATTTCGAGCCGAGCGCGATTTTTTTCTCCAGGTAATCGTTGAGTATGCCGAACTTTTTCGTGGGGTACTTGAAATGATCGAATTTGAGGCCGCGCTTCAGCAGCTCGAGTTGCGTATCCTTTCCAGACCCATCAATACCTTCGAAGACGATTAGCATAGCAGCACCTTCCAGAGTTAATTCCAAAAATAGTATTAAAAGGGTTCGATTTCGGGAAACTATTTAAAAAGGCGGAAGAGAATTCAGGTCATGCTCATGAACGGGAAGGCTCTGGCCGAACGCGTAATAGATGACATAAAAGCCGAGGCTGGGCGGATGCGTCTGCGCCCGAAGCTCGCGATAATCTTAGTGGGCAATGACCCGCCTTCGCAGGTATACGTGAGGAAAAAAATCGAAGCCGCGAAAAAGGCCGGAATAGAAACTGGGCTTTTTCATCTTCCAAATGATACTGGGGAGCGCGAGCTTTTCGCGCTCGTTGAGAAGCTCAACCAGGACAAAAAAGTTGATGGGTTCATAGTCCAGGTTCCGCTCCCCGGGCACATCGACACCGACGCGGTTATGGAACGGATACGCCCGGAAAAGGACGTTGACGGCCTTCATCCGTTGAACATAGGCAAAGTGGTGCTCAACCTCGAGGATGAAGCGTTTGTCCCTGCCACCCCTGCAGGCATAATCCTCCTGCTGGAGCATTACAAAGTACGGCTGGAAGGAGCCAACGCAGTGGTCGTGGGAAGGAGCAGCATCGTGGGAAAGCCGGTCTCGGCGATGCTCCTGAACCGGAACGCGAGCGTGAGCGTGTGCCATTCGCGGACAAGGAATCTCGCGGAATTCACGAAAAAAGCCGACGTGCTCATTGTAGCGGCAGGGAAGCCGGGCCTGATAAAGCCCGGGATGGTGAAGCAAGGCGCCTGGGTTGTGGACGCGGGAACGAGAAGGTTGGCCGGAAGGATAGTGGGGGACGTGGATGCCACAGTGCAGAAAAAGGCGAATGTTTCCCCGGTGCCGGGCGGCGTGGGGCCGCTTACAGTTGCTATGCTTTTGAAAAACACTTTAAAAGCAGCCAGGAATAAAATGAAAAACAAAATAGGGAACAGGTGAAAAATTAGCTAGGACTCTTCCTCCTCTTCTTCCTCCTCGTCATCGTCGAAGTCCTCGTCTTCCCAGTCTTCGTCCTCGTCAATCCTCAAAAAATCCATGTACTCACCGTGAATCTGATTTGCGCATATAGGAATGGAAAGTAATAAAAAGGTATTTTATATGCCCGGAATCCGCTCTACCCCTGTATTTTGAATATTTTGACCAGGCCGTCTGAAGTCTCGTAGACGAAATCGAAGCCCGGCAGCTCGCCGAGCACGAACGCGTTGTACAGGTTCGAGTCGTAGAACTTTCCGGTCCTGTCCGCCCATCCGTCGGTTCTCGTTCCGTTCTCGAGCCACACCGGGTCGCGGGTGTAGAGCAGGGTGAATATGTTCCATTTCTTGTCGTCCGTGCTGTAATCGTATTTCAGGAACGCCTTGTGGAGCTTGAGCGCCCCATCCGCGGAGCGGGAATCCATGTCGTAGAGCGCCGCGGTGGCGTTCCCGTCGGCCATAAGGGCCTGCCCGAGGCAGAATCTCGGCTCCCTTTCGAATGCGATTCCTGTGGGGGTTTCGGTTATCTTGAGCAGGTACGCGATGGCCCCTTTCGTTTCGTAGCTTATCTGGCACGCGTCCGAGGATCCGGGACTGGCCGGGATGTAGACCTGGGTCCACAGGTGCTCGAATTCGCACATGCTCGAGCCCGTGGAGCGGTTGACGCTGGTCTGGTTGTTCCTGGCGCATGCGAGGTAATTCAGGGCGCCGTATTTTCCGCCGAAGGAGCTTCCGCTCAATATCAGTTCGCCGTCGAAGAGCGCGTACCTGGAGCCGTAAGCCTTCATGTCCGCCGCGAGTTCCTGGGGCGAGCCGCTCACGTAATCATGGGCTATCTCCCCTATCATTTCAGTGCTCACGTGGTCGTTCCTTATCACCGCGTCCTTCTGGCCGAAGAAATTGATCCAGTGGCCGTAGTCCCACCAGCTGGTGGTGCGCGAGTCGTTTTCGGTATGGTAGCGTATCCACTCCATGCTGTCCAGCCAGTAGTCCGTTATGCGCTCGCACCTGTAAGAAGGCCCTATCACGTCTTCCCCTGCTCCGCTCGGGTCCTTGAGCTGGGAATATACGCAGAGCTGCTGGTTGTACTGGTTGCTCACGCTGCTGTTCGCGAATCCCACGGGATCCTTCCCTGCCGCGCATATTGCCGCAATCTGCGTCTCGGTCGCGCCCTGGAGCCTTAGCTGGTCGCACATGTCCGTGAACTTCTCCCCGAACAGCGCGGGGTTGTCCTGGAAGCGGACCGCGGTGCTGGCTTTCAGGAGGTTGGGCGCGAGGCTCTCGTTGAACTGCATGAATGCGAAGAACGCGCCTATCAGCACCAACGCGTAGAAAAGGTTCTTCCTCCCACCCTCGCTCTTGACGAAAAGTTCGGAAAGGAACCTCTCAAGCTCTTCGAGAATGAATCCGAGTGTGAAGGCGACCATGAAACCAAGGTATATGACGTATTTTGCCTTGAGGAGCCCTATGAGCGCCACTGGGAAGAGGAGCATTACGAAGAACCACGCCATGTTGTCCTCTTTCTTGTAAATCATGCGGTAGAGCCCGTAGACCGAGGCGAGCATCGCGAAGAAGAGCAGGCCCGTGAGCACGCTGTTCTCCTTCTCGCCGAAGTTTATCGTCGTGCCGAGAAGGGTGTTGAGCAGCAATGAGAAAAGAATGAAGCCGGCGTTGGCTATGAAGGACGGGATTGCAAAGATGTATCCCACATAAACGTATATCCCGTGGTCGAATATCTTGCCGATGAAGCCCAGCTGGGGTTCGAACACCGACCCGCTCACGCCCTGCTCTGCAATCGTCCTGTCCAGGGGCTTGTTGAACTCGGCTATCTGCAGGCTGCCTATTGCCATGTTCTTCACCAGCCCGCCGACAGGGGTGAATGCGAACACCATGAACGCGGCTATCGCGATAGCCGCGATTGCATAGGACGGCGCGTCAGGGCCGAAGCTCTTCTCCTCGAACTTGTATTTCTGGAGCGCGTAGAGCACTGCAACTACGAGACCCGCGAGTATCGCAACGGCAGTGTAGGAAACCGGCGGGGAGCCGTAGAACGCCCATTTCGAGGCTGCTGCGAGCAGCGGGAATGCGAGGAACACTCCTGTGATTTTCAAGAAGTTTTCAAGGTCCTTCTTGAGCCAGAACATGGTGGCTGATTGCGCGACGGTGAAAAGCATGAACGCGGTTACTGCGACGACTTCGGAGGAGCTCCCCATGCTGACCGCGAAATATCCCAACCCGGCGAGCGCGGCGTAAAGCAGGCTCTGCTTCTTGTGCGCCCAGAGCAGGAATGCGAATGTCATCGCCAGAGCGAAGAAGGCGTAGGGCTGGATTTCTGCCTCGCCGGCCATCAATTTCATTATGAATATGGGTACAAAGGATGCTATGGCTGACGCGATAAGCGCGTATTCTTCCCTGCACCAGGCGCGGAGCCCCAGGTAAATGAAAAAGCACGCGAAAGCCGCGGCGAAGGGCGGGTACAGGTTGGCGACCAGGGAAAGGATGTAATTGCTGTATCCCTGGCTCCCTGAATAGAGCGAATACCACGTCGCCTCCATGTATGTCAGCAGCGGTACCGTCCTGTGGTTTACTGTATTAGGTGTAATGCCATGTGGATTGTACCATGAAGTCTGGTCGTCCAGCGGATTCTGCCCCAGGGTGACTACCTGCTGGGTCGAGTATAGATAATAGTAGGGGTCCAGTTCCTGGAATATCGGGCTGAGGGACTGCACGCGCACCCAGAAATTTAGGAAGAAAAGCAGGAGCACAAGGGCGGGAATTATGTATTTCTTGTAGTCCGAGGCTATTTGCTGCGGCTGGAATTCAGGAAGCCTGAAGGGCTCCTTCACGAAAGAGAGAACCAGTGCGGCTGCCGCAAGAACGTAAAGAATTGCGGAATTGGCCAGCGCAAGGGTGTGCGAAAAGCTTACCCCTAGTATTATGAATTCCAGGAAAGGCAGGGTGCCCTGGAGTATCCATCCGATTGCTGCGCCGATGAGCGCTTTTTCCAGCCAGGAGAAATCGCTTTTCCTAAAAACGGCCGCTGAAAGGAGCGCGCCCGGCAGGAAGGACGAAAAGAGAATCACTGATAGCGCGTATGCGAAATTGAATTCAATCATGGAGAAACACCATCAGAAAATCAGAGCCCGGAGAGGTCCTCGTCCGTGAGGTGCACTATGCCGCCGGAATCTTCCCGCTTGAGCATCATGGGCGATTTCACGCCCACCACGATGGAGGTGACGCGCACGGCGTTCTTCAATTCAGGATTTATCCTCGCCCCCACTTTCACGCTGGCGTTCTCGTCGAAGCTCGATGTGATTCCATTGCCTATGGATATCGCGTCCCCGAGCGTGAGGTCCGCGCCGCCCTCGATGTGCAGCAGGCCCCCTTTCGCGCCCTCGTAATCCACATCCAGGAGCGGATGCTCCAGCGTGTTCTTTATCACGTTCTGGACCTTGTCGTGGCCGTTCCCCTCCCCGATGGATATGAACGCTATGCCGCCGTTCTGCATCACAGCCTTCACGTCGGCGAAATCCACATTCATCAGGCTCGGGAACATTATCGTGTCCGATATCCCCATCACGGCGTGGCTTGTTATCGAGTCCGCAAGCTCGAACGCCTGGTTGAGCGGGAGGTTCGGCGCGTATGCGAGCAACCGGTTGTTGTCTATCACAACCACAGTGTCGGCTATGCCCACCAGCTCCCGTATGCCGCTCTGCGCAATCCTGAGCCTCGAGCGTTCGATGTTGAACGGGTATGTGACCATCGCTATTACTATTGCACCCTGCTCTTTCGCCACCCTGGCTATGGTGGGCGTGGCGCCTGTTCCGGTCCCTCCGCCCATGCCTGCACATATGAAAACAAGCTCGTTCTCTCCTATTTCCTTCTTGAGCAGTTCCAGGTCGGCTTCGGCGCACTTTTTGGAGAGTTCCGGGCTTCCGCCTGCGCCGAGGCCCTTGGTGATGTTCTTGCCTATGAGTATTTTCCTGTGCGCCTCGGTGATTTTGAGGTGCTTGGAATCGGTGTTCACTGCTATCGCGACCGCGCTCTTCAGCCCGTTCTTCACCATGCGGTTGACGCAGTTGCAGCCCGCGCCACCGACGCCGATTACGGCGATGCGCACTGCTTCGTTCTCAGCCGGAGTGGGTGCTATCGCATCCGAAATGGTCTTTTGCGGGCCCTGGGCAGAATCAGTCTTTGCTGCTTGTATGATATCCTCGAACATCGGACCACCATCATTCTATTAGCTTTAAGCGCAGGCAACTTTCGCTTTCCCTTCTGCGAGAATATTTTTAAACAATGGTTTTCCCGGAAAAAGTTCACGCGCAGGAAACCACATCGGAATTCTTCACTCCGAGGGTTTTCACAGTGAACAGAACGATTCCAGCGACCACGAGCGTGAGCGCCGCTTCGCTCACTATTGCACTTCCGGAGATGAGGGAAACCACGGCCACGAAATCTAGGAGGAAGTGCGCCCCGAGGGCGAACATGAGCCCTTTGAAGTTTTTGTCAATTACTGATTTCATCACGAGCATGGAGGCGCACACGTGGAACGCAATCGCGAGCAGGCGCTCGTAGAGGCTGAGGAACGGAAGGAACGAGTTGGACTGCTCTAACTGGAGCTTCTGCGCCTGGAGCTGGACTATGGTCTGCTGGGCCTGCTCCTGCGTGAGCCCCTGGGAAATGAGCGTCTGGTTGTACGTCGCTAAATCAGTGGTTGCGAAGAAATTGTCCATCACGAAAATGGTCGCGGTCGCGAGAATCCCCACGAATATTATGGATTCCACTCCGCCCCATCCCAAGCCGAACAGCTTCGCGCTTTCCAAAGTGCGCTCCTTCATTATTTTAGTGAATATAAGATAGCGCGCCAATTCCTCGAACAGTGCGGCCATCAGCCCTAAATAGAATGCGAGGGCCAATTTTGCGGCCAGGTCGCCCAATGGAGCGAACAGGTAATAGATGAAGCTCTGGGTGAACAGAACGAACGGGGCGTGAAACACCTGCACGAGTATGAAAAACAATGCTCCGAGGAGCGCGATTTTCAATGGGAGCTTTTTGGATTTGGAATATTTGTACGCGAATAAAATCGGAATTAATATCGCGAGCAAACCCGAGATGATTGCTGCGGCGGCAAAAACTGAGTCCATGCGAGCACCTACCAGAAGACGGAGATTAGAAATAAAAATAAGCGCCCTGGCTGGAAGCGGCTTACAATTAGAAACTCTCGAAGTCAGTTTATCGCACCACAGGTGCATATTGATTGTGTTTTGCTCTCGTTTTTCCTTGATATTTCAATAATTGATAATTAAACAAATGGTCAAAAATAGTTTACATTTACGTGAAGTTGACCTGCAGAAAAAGCGGAAAAACTATTTCTTATTAAAAATGATTAAAAAATTATTTAACTGATTTTAAGAACGCGCGCGTTCATAAGGTATATAGCTGTTTGCCACCATATAGGTTTACTAAACAAAAAAAGAGGATGCGGAATGGAAAACACAATATCTAGATTTATTGAAAGGAATTACAAGCATTTTAATGCGAGGGAGTTGGTTGATGCAGCAAAAGCATATAAAAAGCACATAGATGATGGCGGTAAGATGTTCCTTGCTATGGCGGGTGCAATGTCTACCGCAGAGCTTGGAATAATTTTAGCTGAAATGATACGCAAAGATAAGATACATGCAATATGCACAACAGGCGCAAATCTCGAGGAAGATCTCTTCAATTTAGTTGCGCATGATAAGTATGTGATGGTTGGAAATTATCGCGATTTGACTCCTGAACAAGAGTTTGAATTACTAAAAAAAGGACTAAATAGGGTAACTGACACGTGCATACCTGAAAATGAAGCAATGAGAAAAATAGAAAAATTGATTATGCCAATATGGAAAAAATATGATGCAATTGGAGAAAGAATTTTCCCACATGAATGCATATACGAGCTCATTCATTCCGGGGAATTGAACAAAAATTTTTCTATAGACCCCATAGATAGTTGGCTCATTGCGGCATGTGAAAAAGACATACCAATATTTGTTCCAGGGTGGGCAGACTCCACTCTGGGGAATGTATTCGTAGCAGAACACATCAAAGGAAACATCAGGGATATGCGAACTATGAAAGAAGGTTTAGAATATATGAAAAAATTAGTGTCATGGTATCAAAAAGAGTCTAAATTAAGCAAAATAGGTTTCTTCCAGATAGGTGGGGGCATATCTGGTGACTTCCCAATATGCACTGTACCGCTTATAAATCAGGACGTACGCTTGGAGGATGTTTCGCCGTGGGCATATTTTTGCCAGATAAGCGACTCTACAACTAGCTATGGCTCTTATTCTGGGGCAGTGCCAAATGAGAAAATAACTTGGGGCAAACTTATGCCAAATACCCCTAGATTTATGATTGAGTCGGATGCAACAATAGTGGCACCGCTCATATTTTCATATGTATTAGGACACTAGCAGTCAAATAATTAGAAGGCACTGTCCAAAAACAATTACTTTTCAGGTGGAAAGTTTATACCCTGTGTTGTTGAGACAGTTAGCAGAGATTTCTCTTAGTAGAAAGCGCCCCGGTCGGGATTTTCTAGCCAAGCTTCATCCGAGGCAACCCTAAAAATTATTTATGGGGGGTTGCTTGGGGTGAAGCACTTTAGGGGGCGCACCCCCTGAAGGGCTCTTCGAACCCGAGTCGATGGAGTGACAGTCCATAATGCTAACCACTACACCACCGAGGCATTGAGTATATTTAATTCCAAGAAAGAATTAAATTCCCACCAGCCGGATTTTCAGCCATTCGAATCTTTCGAAAACGCATTTGAACCAGCAACCTATCGGTATCCGCTCAACGCGGTTAAGCAAGCTACAGCCGATCGCTCTACCATTGAGCTATGGTGGGCCAAGTAAAAACCAATCCTGCAAATGCAGACCAGCCACCGGAGCGAAACATTCGGACAGCAGTCCGATTCGTTGAGCTATGGTGGGATTAATAGGACCAATTGTTCCTACATTCTTACACGCACCATAGCGAAAGTATTCGCGAGCACGCGAATCTGATTGAGCTATGGTGGGATAAATTTCTCTAACACGAGAAAACAGTATAATCTGACTGCCTCAGATTTAAAACATTGTGGTTAGGGCAGCTTTGCTAACTATGCGGCGAGATTGGCGCGAACGGATGCTTTAACGGCTTGCAAATGTTTATAAATACCCCGTAGCATATATAAGGTTTACCGATTTTTTCGGGCGAAATTTCATGAGCTGGGTATTTCTTGCTCAGATTAACTGTTCGCTTTCAGAAAACGGTTGGAACTATGTCCTTCATGGTTCGACTCAGACTTCAAGAGCCAAAGAGAGGGGTTTGTCGTTTAAACGACAAAGTATTTACTCTCTTGTCAATTCCTAAGTAACTCCTGAATTCGTAACTCCAGTTGATCCTGCTGGAGGGTATTGCTATCAGAGTTCGACTAAGCCATGCAAGTCAGCCCATTCACTTGGATGGGCGGCAAACGGCTGAGTAACACGTAGTCAACCTGACCTTGGGACGTGGATAACCTCGGGAAACTGAGGACAACCCGCGATAGTTGATCGATGCTGGAATGCTTGATCGACCAAACCGTTTGTGAATTGGAGCAAACGGCCCCAGGATGGGACTGCGGCGGATCATGGTAGTTGGTAGGGTAACGGCCTACCAAGCCGATAATCCGTAGGGGCCATGGAAGTGGTGGCCCCCAGAATGGCACTGAGACAAGGGCCATAGTCCTACGGGATGCAGCAGGCGCGAAACCTTCGCAATGCGCGTAAGCGTGACGAGGGGACTCTGAGTGGTATTAGCTTCTTGCTAGTGCCTTTTGCCTAGTGTAAACGTCGGCCGTCACACGGCCGGTTATTAAGCTAGGAGAATAAGGGTGTGGGCAAGACTGGTGGCAGCCGCCGCGGTAACACCAGCGCCTCGAGTGATACCCACGAATATTGGGCCTAAAGCGTTCGTAGCCGACCCTGTAAGTCCGTTGTGAAATGTTGCCGCTTAACGGTAACGCGTGCAGTGGATACTGTGGGGTTTGGGAGCGGGGGAGGGAAGAAGTACTTCTGGGGTAGCGGTAAAATGCGTTGAGCCCAGAAGGACTTACAGTGGCGAAACTTCGGTTGCGACCGAAAATGTCGCTTCTTTCGAAGCGCCAAGGCGTCTTCCCAAAACGCGTCCGACGGTGAGGAACGAAAGCTGGGGGAGCAAATCGGATTAGATACCCGAGTAGTCCCAGCTGTAAATGATGTAGACTTTGGTGTTTCCATGGCGTAAGCCCTGGAAGTGCCGTAGAGTAGTTGTTAAGTCTACCGCCTGGGGAGTACGACCGCAAGGTTGAAACTTAAAGGAATTGGCGGGGGAGCACCACAAGGGGTGGATGCTACGGTTCAATTGGATACAACGCCAGGAACCTCACCACAGGCGACAGCAGTATGAAGGCCAGACTAAAGATCTTGCCTGACAAGCTGAGAGGTGCTGCATGGCCATCGTCAGCTCGTGGTGTGAATCCTACGCCAAGTAGGAGCACAAACTGTCTGGTTAAGTCCAGCAACGAGCGAGACCCATACATTTAGTTGCTAACTCTTTCTCCGGAAGGGGTGCACTCTAAACGGACTGCCCGTGTTAAATGGGAGGAAGGAGTGGGCGACGGTAGGTCAGTATGGCCCGAATCCTGTGGGCTACACGCGGCATACATTGGCCGGAACAACGGGTCGCAACGCC
Coding sequences within:
- a CDS encoding deoxyhypusine synthase family protein, with product MENTISRFIERNYKHFNARELVDAAKAYKKHIDDGGKMFLAMAGAMSTAELGIILAEMIRKDKIHAICTTGANLEEDLFNLVAHDKYVMVGNYRDLTPEQEFELLKKGLNRVTDTCIPENEAMRKIEKLIMPIWKKYDAIGERIFPHECIYELIHSGELNKNFSIDPIDSWLIAACEKDIPIFVPGWADSTLGNVFVAEHIKGNIRDMRTMKEGLEYMKKLVSWYQKESKLSKIGFFQIGGGISGDFPICTVPLINQDVRLEDVSPWAYFCQISDSTTSYGSYSGAVPNEKITWGKLMPNTPRFMIESDATIVAPLIFSYVLGH